A region of Nostoc sp. 'Peltigera membranacea cyanobiont' N6 DNA encodes the following proteins:
- a CDS encoding trifunctional serine/threonine-protein kinase/ATP-binding protein/sensor histidine kinase → MLTNSKYKIIEKISDGLDTVVYRALEFANERMVILKSLKQEYYNLEYVTEFKHEYDISKSLNLPGVIKVYGLENYQNSIALVLEDIGGQNLKQFIDSSKLNIIDCLKLAIQLIDILIDLHEQHIIHKDIKPQNIIINPKSKQVKITDFSIASRLSKENVMLSNPNLLKGTLAYMSPEQTGRMNRSIDYRTDFYSLGITFYEMLTSQLPFNCNDPLEIVHSHIAKQPLPPHHINSEIPEAVSNIVMKLLLKTPEERYQSGLGLKADIEFCLKQLLNNRKNENFIPGKLDKFSQFTIPQKLYGREEEVTSLLSAFERVSIGRSEMILVSGYAGIGKSCLVNEIHKPILQKRGYFISGKFDQFKRNIPYAALIESFQELTQQLLTESYEKIVIWKQQLLEAFGENGQVIIDVIPDIEKIVGQQSPVAQLGTTESQSRFNRVFQKFIQVFAQKEHPLVVFFDDLQWADIASLKLIEMLMGDDSQYFLMIGAYRDNEVISTHYFNQSLNEIQKSGAIISNIILQPLNISNVSNLIFDTLHSTTDKTKILAEFVFNKTQGNPFFLTQLLQTMYQEKLLSFDFNSGVWEWEINQIKTISLTDCDPVELITRNIKKLPHKTQKILKLAACIGNRFNINILAIVNEKSQLETASELWEALQASLILPLSDNYKAPLLFDENKSIPLKFQELKVSYKFLHDRVQQAAYSLIPESQRKQTHLKIGQLLLESLPTKEIEENIFDIVNHLNLGTEFIHEQSQKDRVAQLNLITSQKAKASSAYEAALSYSTVGLELLTPSSWESNYDLMLALHLESVELEYLNTNFNRAAILTETILDKASNLLDRVKAYQLQVQFYMAQNQMLKAIDTGLEAIAKLGISLSPAPNQQSTVANLPQLQDLENFPVVKDPYILAALKMLVTVGGAAFITDTTGTTFPQIILTVVNLCIQHGHSALAAAGYSCYGMVLCSYLENIDAGYHSGQIAWQILEQFQAKELKSKVYAPFYGFTFHWKEHIRESITPLQEGIQSALEIGDIEYVGYCSIHYCGHIFFTGEQLESVDQQQISYINLLQKFKLDFPINYIKIWHQLTLNLQGKSQEKYHLIGDSFNEVAMLPYLQATNNVTSLFAVYVAKLILLYLFKDYPQAIDNAKLASGYISSVMGMVTVSIHNFYYSLAMLRLYPNVEPNTQQEYINAINLNQEKMRVWARHAPANYQHKYNLVEAEKARVLGQPFIAMEYYELAIQGAKEQGYFQEEALANELTAEFYFSRDRDQQASFYLRESYHAYVRWGAIAKVSDLESKYPDYCPLIVNQESSSWKANLVTTSSKINNLASFDLSTVFKASQAISSEIMLDDLLAKLMKIVMENAGAQTSCLLLEKNGQMVIEASVGVNKNKILLETSMPLENSLYVPISILNYVIRTKESVIIGDASSEGRFVNDSYIIKNKCKSILCTPIIHQSKLIGILYLENNLTTNAFTTERLEVLKILASQAAISIENAKLYSNLSKLNDNLQEAKQDLEIYSKALELKVEERTQELHDKNFRLEEQAQRLELTLKQLQTTQLQMIQREKMSALGQLVAGIAHEINNPINFIYGNISHASEYIEDILYLIKMYQQGAPNMTPQMLAEQEDIDLEFLLQDLPKLLSSMKVGADRIRQIVLSLRNFSRLDEAEMKQVNIHEGIDSTLLILQHRLKTESLKSKIQIIKSYGSLPLVNCYPSQLNQVFMNLLANAVDALEEYKSQSSLEETELNSSYIKITTELLDNSLVSIRIADNGSGMTSDVLSQIFNPFFTTKPIGKGTGLGLSISYTIIVEKHDGKISCQSVLGEGTEFLIELPIYQTNSKLLD, encoded by the coding sequence ATGCTTACTAATTCCAAATACAAAATTATAGAAAAGATTTCAGATGGTCTAGATACTGTAGTTTATCGAGCGCTGGAATTTGCAAATGAAAGAATGGTTATCCTAAAAAGTCTTAAGCAGGAATATTATAATCTTGAATATGTAACAGAGTTTAAACATGAGTATGACATCTCTAAATCATTAAATTTACCAGGGGTTATTAAGGTTTATGGATTAGAGAATTATCAAAATAGTATTGCTTTAGTTTTGGAGGATATCGGAGGGCAAAATCTCAAACAATTTATTGATAGTAGTAAATTGAATATAATAGATTGTTTAAAACTAGCTATTCAGCTTATAGATATTCTTATAGATTTGCACGAGCAACATATTATTCATAAAGATATTAAACCACAAAATATCATTATTAACCCTAAGTCAAAGCAGGTAAAAATTACTGACTTCAGTATTGCATCACGCTTATCAAAAGAAAATGTAATGCTCAGTAATCCTAATTTACTTAAAGGAACACTGGCTTATATGTCTCCAGAGCAAACAGGTCGGATGAATAGGTCGATTGACTATCGCACAGACTTTTACTCTTTAGGCATAACTTTTTATGAAATGCTGACTTCTCAGTTGCCATTTAATTGTAACGATCCCTTAGAAATAGTTCACTCTCACATTGCAAAACAGCCTCTACCTCCTCATCATATCAACTCAGAAATTCCAGAGGCAGTATCTAATATAGTAATGAAACTATTATTGAAAACTCCTGAAGAAAGATATCAAAGTGGTTTAGGGCTAAAAGCAGATATAGAATTTTGTTTAAAACAATTATTAAATAATCGAAAAAACGAAAATTTTATTCCTGGCAAATTAGATAAATTTAGTCAGTTTACCATACCTCAAAAACTCTATGGACGCGAGGAAGAAGTAACATCTCTATTGTCAGCTTTTGAGCGAGTGAGTATTGGAAGAAGTGAGATGATACTAGTTTCAGGCTATGCAGGTATTGGTAAATCTTGTTTAGTTAATGAAATTCATAAACCGATCCTCCAAAAAAGGGGATATTTTATTTCTGGTAAATTCGATCAGTTTAAGCGCAATATTCCTTATGCGGCTCTAATTGAATCATTTCAAGAGTTGACGCAACAGCTATTAACGGAGAGCTACGAAAAAATAGTTATTTGGAAACAGCAGCTTTTAGAAGCATTTGGTGAAAATGGTCAAGTTATTATTGATGTTATTCCTGACATTGAAAAAATTGTAGGTCAACAGTCACCTGTAGCACAATTAGGTACAACTGAATCACAAAGTCGCTTCAATCGAGTATTTCAAAAATTTATTCAGGTATTTGCTCAGAAAGAACATCCTCTTGTTGTATTTTTCGATGATTTACAATGGGCAGATATAGCCTCTCTCAAGCTGATTGAGATGCTGATGGGTGATGATAGCCAATATTTTTTGATGATTGGAGCCTATCGAGATAATGAAGTCATCTCAACTCATTACTTTAATCAAAGCTTAAATGAAATTCAAAAGTCAGGAGCAATTATAAGTAATATTATATTACAGCCTTTAAATATTAGTAATGTTTCTAATTTAATATTTGATACCCTTCATAGCACAACAGACAAAACAAAAATATTAGCTGAATTTGTTTTTAATAAAACTCAGGGTAATCCTTTTTTCTTAACTCAGCTATTGCAAACGATGTACCAAGAGAAACTATTGAGTTTTGATTTTAATAGTGGGGTATGGGAATGGGAAATTAACCAAATTAAAACCATTAGTTTGACAGATTGCGATCCTGTAGAATTGATTACTAGAAATATTAAAAAGTTACCTCACAAGACACAAAAAATCTTAAAATTAGCTGCTTGTATTGGCAATCGTTTTAATATAAATATTCTAGCTATTGTCAATGAAAAGTCTCAGCTAGAAACCGCATCGGAATTATGGGAAGCACTTCAAGCAAGCCTAATTCTGCCACTGAGTGATAACTATAAAGCTCCGCTGCTTTTTGACGAGAATAAATCTATACCCTTAAAATTTCAGGAATTAAAGGTTTCATATAAATTTTTGCACGATCGCGTCCAGCAAGCAGCTTATTCCCTGATTCCAGAATCACAAAGAAAACAAACCCACCTGAAAATTGGGCAATTATTACTAGAATCACTTCCAACAAAAGAAATTGAAGAGAATATTTTTGATATTGTTAATCATCTCAATCTGGGAACTGAATTTATCCACGAGCAATCTCAAAAAGATCGGGTAGCTCAATTAAATTTGATAACTAGCCAAAAAGCAAAAGCATCATCAGCATACGAAGCGGCCCTTAGTTATTCAACGGTCGGACTAGAATTACTGACACCATCAAGTTGGGAAAGTAATTACGACTTAATGCTAGCACTTCATCTAGAAAGCGTAGAATTAGAGTATTTAAATACTAATTTTAACCGAGCAGCCATTCTCACTGAAACTATTCTAGATAAAGCTAGCAATCTACTCGATCGAGTCAAGGCTTATCAATTACAAGTCCAGTTTTATATGGCTCAAAATCAGATGCTTAAAGCCATTGATACTGGACTAGAAGCGATCGCAAAATTAGGTATATCTCTATCACCAGCACCAAATCAGCAAAGCACTGTAGCTAATTTACCTCAGCTTCAAGATTTAGAAAATTTTCCAGTTGTAAAAGACCCTTATATACTGGCGGCTTTAAAAATGCTTGTTACTGTTGGTGGTGCTGCTTTTATTACTGACACAACAGGTACAACTTTTCCCCAGATAATCTTGACTGTTGTCAATCTCTGCATTCAACACGGTCATTCAGCTTTGGCTGCTGCTGGATATTCTTGTTATGGCATGGTGTTGTGTAGCTATCTAGAAAATATTGATGCTGGATATCACTCTGGTCAAATAGCTTGGCAGATATTAGAGCAGTTTCAAGCCAAGGAACTCAAAAGTAAAGTATATGCGCCATTTTATGGTTTCACCTTTCATTGGAAAGAGCATATTAGGGAAAGTATTACTCCTTTACAGGAGGGGATTCAGAGCGCGTTGGAAATTGGAGATATAGAATATGTTGGCTATTGCTCTATCCACTATTGCGGTCATATATTTTTTACAGGAGAACAACTCGAATCAGTAGATCAACAGCAAATATCATATATTAATTTACTACAAAAATTTAAACTAGATTTTCCCATAAACTACATTAAAATTTGGCATCAATTGACATTAAATTTGCAAGGAAAATCACAAGAAAAATATCACTTAATTGGCGATAGTTTTAATGAAGTAGCAATGCTGCCATATCTCCAAGCTACTAATAATGTTACTTCTTTATTTGCTGTTTATGTTGCTAAATTGATTCTCCTTTACTTATTTAAAGATTATCCTCAAGCAATTGATAATGCCAAACTAGCTTCGGGATATATAAGTAGCGTCATGGGGATGGTGACAGTTAGCATCCACAACTTTTATTATTCTTTAGCTATGCTTAGGTTATATCCCAATGTTGAACCTAACACTCAACAAGAATATATAAATGCCATTAATTTAAATCAAGAAAAAATGCGGGTATGGGCTCGTCATGCTCCTGCTAATTATCAGCATAAATATAATTTAGTGGAAGCAGAAAAAGCCCGGGTTTTAGGGCAACCCTTTATAGCTATGGAGTATTATGAGCTAGCTATTCAAGGAGCAAAAGAACAGGGATATTTTCAAGAAGAAGCACTAGCCAACGAGTTAACAGCAGAATTTTACTTTTCCCGTGATAGAGATCAGCAGGCGAGCTTCTACCTGAGAGAATCTTATCATGCTTATGTACGTTGGGGAGCCATTGCAAAAGTAAGTGATTTAGAGTCCAAATACCCTGATTATTGCCCATTAATAGTAAATCAGGAATCATCTAGTTGGAAGGCTAACTTAGTAACTACTTCAAGCAAAATAAACAATTTAGCATCTTTTGATTTGTCTACAGTTTTTAAAGCTTCGCAAGCTATTTCTAGTGAAATTATGCTAGATGATTTGCTAGCCAAGTTAATGAAAATTGTAATGGAAAATGCTGGAGCACAAACTAGTTGCTTGCTTTTAGAGAAAAACGGTCAAATGGTAATAGAAGCATCCGTGGGAGTTAATAAAAATAAGATCCTTTTGGAAACTTCTATGCCTCTAGAAAACAGTCTATATGTACCAATCTCTATATTAAATTATGTTATTAGAACTAAAGAAAGTGTCATTATTGGTGATGCTAGCAGTGAAGGAAGATTTGTTAACGATTCTTATATTATTAAAAATAAATGTAAGTCAATTTTATGTACACCAATAATTCATCAAAGTAAACTCATTGGTATTTTGTATTTAGAAAATAATTTAACAACCAATGCATTTACTACTGAACGGTTAGAAGTTTTAAAGATTCTTGCCTCTCAGGCAGCTATTTCTATTGAGAATGCCAAGCTGTATTCTAATCTATCTAAACTAAATGATAATTTGCAAGAGGCTAAACAGGACTTAGAGATTTATAGTAAAGCTCTGGAGCTAAAGGTTGAAGAGAGAACGCAAGAATTACATGATAAAAATTTCCGTTTGGAAGAACAAGCACAACGCTTAGAACTTACACTAAAACAACTACAAACTACACAATTGCAGATGATTCAAAGAGAAAAAATGTCTGCTTTGGGTCAACTAGTTGCTGGTATAGCTCATGAAATTAATAACCCAATTAATTTTATTTATGGCAATATTTCTCATGCTAGTGAATACATTGAAGATATATTATATCTAATTAAAATGTATCAGCAAGGAGCGCCAAACATGACTCCTCAAATGCTGGCTGAACAAGAGGACATAGATTTGGAGTTTTTGCTTCAAGACTTACCTAAATTACTATCTTCAATGAAGGTTGGAGCCGATCGCATCCGTCAGATAGTTCTGAGCTTACGTAACTTCTCCCGTTTGGATGAAGCAGAAATGAAGCAAGTTAATATCCATGAAGGTATTGACAGTACTTTGTTAATCTTGCAGCATCGACTCAAAACTGAATCATTAAAATCTAAGATTCAAATTATTAAAAGCTATGGCTCTTTACCATTAGTAAATTGTTATCCAAGTCAGCTTAATCAAGTATTTATGAATTTATTAGCTAATGCTGTTGATGCTTTAGAAGAATATAAATCTCAGTCTTCATTGGAGGAAACTGAACTTAATTCAAGTTATATCAAAATAACTACTGAATTATTAGATAATAGCCTAGTATCTATTCGCATTGCTGACAACGGCTCTGGTATGACATCAGATGTACTTTCTCAGATATTTAATCCTTTTTTTACTACCAAACCTATTGGAAAAGGTACGGGATTAGGATTATCTATTAGCTACACAATTATTGTGGAAAAGCATGACGGTAAAATAAGTTGCCAGTCAGTATTAGGAGAAGGAACTGAATTCTTAATTGAACTCCCAATCTATCAAACTAATTCTAAATTACTCGATTAA